Genomic DNA from Salvelinus fontinalis isolate EN_2023a unplaced genomic scaffold, ASM2944872v1 scaffold_0150, whole genome shotgun sequence:
agcattataacatgtaggctacttacagaccccttctctacgattctgttcagcattataacatgtaggctacttacagatcccttctctaggattctgttcagcattataacattatgtaggctacttacagaccccttctctaggattctgttcagcattataacatgtaggctacttacagaccccttctctacgattctgttcagcattataacatgtaggctacttacagaccccttctctgggattctgttcagcattataacatgtaggctacttacagacCCCTTCTCGAGGATTCTGTtcagcattataacatgtaggctacttacagaccccttctctaggattctgttcagcattataacatgtaggctacttacagaccccttctctaggattctgttcagcattataacatgtaggctacttacagaccccttctctaggattctgttcagcattataacatgtaggctacttacagaccccttctctaggattctgttcagcattataacatgtaggctacttacagacCCCTTCTCTAGGATTCTGTTCAGCATTATAACATGCAGGCTACTTACAGACCCCTTCTCTAGGATTCTGTtcagcattataacatgtaggctacttacagaccccttctctgggattctgttcagcattataacatgtaggctacttacagaccccttctctgggattctgttcagcattataacatgtaggctacttacagaccccttctctaggattctgttcagcattataacatgtaggctacttacagaccccttctctaggattctgttcagcattataacatgtaggctacttacagaccccttctctgggattctgttcagcattataacatgtaggctacttacagatcCCTTCTCTGGGACTCTGTtcagcattataacatgtaggctacttacTGACCCCTTCTCTAGGAGTCTGTTCAGCATTATAACATtatgtaggctacttacagaccccttctctaggattctgttcagcattataacattatgtaggctacttacagaccccttctctaggattctgttcagcattataacatgtaggctacttacagaccccttctctaggattctgttcagcattataacatgtaggctacttacagaccccttctctgggattctgttcagcattataacatgtaggctacttacagaccccttctctaggattctgttcagcattataacatgtaggctacttacagaccccttctctacgattctgttcagcattataacatgtaggctacttacagaccccttctctaggattctgttcagcattataacatgtaggctacttacagaccccttctctaggattctgttcagcattataacatgtaggctacttacagacCCCTTCTCTAGGATACGGTTCAGCATTATAACATtatgtaggctacttacagaccccttctctaggattctgttcagcattataacatgtaggctacttacagaccccttctctaggattctgttcagcattataacatgtaggctacttacagaccccttctctaggattctgttcagcattataacatgtaggctacttacagaccccttctctaggattctgttcagcattataacatgtaggctacttacagaccccttctctaggattctgttcagcattataacatgtaggctacttacagaccccttctctaggattctgttcagcattataacatgtaggctacttacagacCCCTTCTCTAGGATACGGTtcagcattataacatgtaggctacttacagaccccttctctaggattctgttcagcattataacatgtaggctacttacagatcCCTTCTCTAGGAGTCTGTTCcgcattataacatgtaggctacttacaggccccttctctaggattctgttcagcattataacatgtaggctacttacagaccccttctctaggagtctgttcagcattataacattatgtaggctacttacagacCCCTTCTCTATGATTCTGTTCCGCTTTATAACATGTATGTAGGCTACTGACAGACCCCTTCTCTATGATTCTGTtcagcattataacatgtaggctacttacaggccccttctctaggattctgttcagcattataacatgtaggctacttacagaccccttctctaggagtctgttcagcattataacattatgtaggctacttacagacCCCTTCTCTATGATTCTGTTCCGCTTTATAACATGtatgtaggctacttacagaccccttctctatgattctgttcagcattataacatgtaggctacttacagaccccttctctaggattctgttcagcattataacatgtaggctacttacagaccccttctctaggattctgttcagcattataacatgtaggctacttacagaccccttctctaggattctgttcagcattataacatgtaggctacttacagaccccttctctgggattctgttcagcattataacatgtaggctacttacagagCCCTTCTCTATGATTCTGTTCCGCTTTATAACATGTATGTAGTCTACTTACAGACCCCTTCTCTATGATTCTGTtcagcattataacatgtaggctacttacagaccccttctctacgattctgttcagcattataacatgtaggctacttacagaccccttctctaggattctgttcagcattataacat
This window encodes:
- the LOC129843507 gene encoding uncharacterized protein LOC129843507 isoform X1, which translates into the protein MLNRLLEKGSVSSLHVIMLNRILEKGPVSSLHVIMRNRLLEKGSVSSLHVIMLNRILEKGSVSSLHVIMLNRILEKGSVSSLHVIMLNRILEKGSVSSLHVIMLNRILEKGSVSSLHVIMLNRILEKGSVSSLHVIMLNRILEKGSVSSLHVIMLNRILEKGSVSSLHVIMLNRILEKGSVSSLHNVIMLNRILEKGSVSSLHVIMLNRILEKGSVSSLHVIMLNRILEKGSVSSLHVIMLNRIVEKGSVSSLHVIMLNRILEKGSVSSLHVIMLNRIPEKGSVSSLHVIMLNRILEKGSVSSLHVIMLNRILEKGSVSSLHNVIMLNRILEKGSVSSLHNVIMLNRLLEKGSVSSLHVIMLNRVPEKGSVSSLHVIMLNRIPEKGSVSSLHVIMLNRILEKGSVSSLHVIMLNRILEKGSVSSLHVIMLNRIPEKGSVSSLHVIMLNRIPEKGSVSSLHVIMLNRILEKGSVSSLHVIMLNRILEKGSVSSLHVIMLNRILEKGSVSSLHVIMLNRILEKGSVSSLHVIMLNRILEKGSVSSLHVIMLNRILEKGSVSSLHVIMLNRILEKGSVSSLHVIMLNRIPEKGSVSSLHVIMLNRIVEKGSVSSLHVIMLNRILEKGSVSSLHNVIMLNRILEKGSVSSLHVIMLNRIVEKGSEKCAQYWPTAEGHQLSYTDTGFVVTLVKEEDKSYYIIRVLELRNTETGGTREIYHFHYTTWPDFGVPESPASFLNFLVKVRESGSLGTEHGPAVVHCSAGIGRSGTFSLVDTCLILMDKRKDPSSVDIQRVLLDMREYRMGLIQTPDQLRFSYRAVLEGAKSIMGDCSVQVTPLTLTTHLAS